The genome window ACTCCTCAACAACAAGTACAGGTGGGTTATGGACACCTCTACAACAAGTAGAGGTGCGCTATGGACTCTTCAACAACAAGTACAGGTGCGATATGGACTCTTCAACAACAAGTACAGGTAGGCTATGGACTCCTCAATAACAAGTATACGTGGGCTATGGACTCCTCGACAACAAGTACAGGTGGGCTATGAACTCCTCAACAACAAATACAGGTGCATTATGGACTCCTCAACAACAAGTACAGGTGGGTTATGGACTCCTCAACAACAAGTACAGATGCGCTATGGACTCCTCAACAACAAGTACAGGTGGGCTATGGACTCCTCAACAACAAGTACAGGTGAGCTATGGACTCCTCAATAAAAGTATAGGTGGGCTATGGACTCCTTAATAACAAGTACAGGTGGGCTATGGACTCCTCAACAACAAGTATAGGTGAGCTACGGAGTCTTCAACAACAATGTTAGGGTGCACATACCCGTGCGCGTTCAGTCAGCACGCGCCACGTGGCGGCGCTGCAGCGCGAGCGCGAGGTCGTGTTGGAGGGCCGCCGTGCGCCGCTGAACGTCGGCCGGAACCACCGAGCGCAGGCCGTTCACTATGTCCTTGGTTTTGCCTGAAACATGCAGTCAATAATAAGTATTAGTAATATATCACATGAAACGGGGCGAAATTGGTCCAAGAACCAAtacagatgaaaaaaaaaaaaaacataaaacatcttTTTTGCCAGCAGGCAATGCATAtaaccgcaccgcgcgccgcgcgccttTTATCGAGGATTTCGATCAATCTACGCAGCGCATGCTATCCATTTTCCCGAACGAGAAGATTGCTACATATATGTTACAGCTGAACTtttctaattgttttttttaaacaatagaAAAGATCCTCGTTTGCATCAAATGAGACGGCATTACGTACCAAAGTAAATGTCGTTGAGCGTGTTCCGTATCTTGTTCTCCATGTCTTCGACCATGCGGCCGATGTTGGCGATGTGTGGCGTTACGTCACTCACTGCCGAGTCCTGCTCCGCCTGGGAATGTCCAAATTACATTATGTTATATTCagatgtgaggagctcggtggcgcagcggttaatgcgctcggtctgcaattgttgaagttaagcaactttcgcataggccggtcacaggatgggtgaccacaaaaaaagttttcatctcgagctcctccgtgcttcggaaggcacgttaagccgttggtcccggctgcattagcagccgttaataaccatcaatccgcactgggcccgcgtgatggcccgtgccccagcacaGATTCAAGTTTACccatgataattactttgaataaatgattcagaTTCTGTATGTGTCGACATACACGGAGGAGAGAAAAAAGCAAGAATTGGGTGTAgtctcctaggtcaaagataaattatgaaattctgattattactaaataaagacaggtctaaaggtgacagaaaacgttttcttttattctagttaacttatttatgaattttaatagagcaaaatgtaataaatgcgacattttgtcacgtttttctaagacgtcccaggttgctttttcatacaaattccatagtaatctcatgttttgacgtttagtaaaaagtaactgatttgactagttggaaactggcctattcTTGGACAGCCCCTTAAAGTTCAAAAACCTTATCAAAATAAGCGCCTACACTACAAAATGAAGATGCAAACACTACAATAACACAATACACATTGTGTTTGTGTTCCAGAGCAAAATGTTACATCCTCTTTTCAGCTATCTAGTCCTGTCAGAAGCAACTGTTGATCTGACCATCCAACACTTCTTGTGCTGCTTTAACGCGTgattgcgagcgagacaaagtcCGCCAGCTTTTCCCTTACTGCTGCACGCCTCCCGGCCATTTAAGCCTAAAGTTAGACCCAGGGGGGGTGAGGTCTGCGCCCGATATGaactggtgcggggcggaaagttaccctcctatacgtagtattattctttattctacggcGAGGGTAAAACCAGTACAAATACATCATCATAGGCCAGAACAAtgaacctataaaatgctacttaggttctatgacgatcttgtgacgtagcgagtaggcgccgctacttcaaaagcgctcccctgatgccgggcagcagcggtatcagtactggttggagaccgaggaaatggattctggtagggctctagctggaAACATCACCAATTGAGAAATTGGTTGGTGTACTgcagaacggaaggcgattgggccaaccaccgttctatacgccctatctatggagtaacggcgattattccaccgacaagactgcagctcttaaataaagagagagaggccAGAACATTGATAGATTACGGTGAGTGGCTGTGTAGCTGTCAAGTTTGCTGCAAGATCATCTGTGACTTATCAAGCCAATAGCAGCACGGCGTCTTTTTACCACATTTCTTTAGGGAAGAACAGTTGTGTGAAAAAGAAGCCTTTTCTGTACAAATACAGGTTAAGGCCAAAAACTCATTTTTTGGGCAACACAATTCCTTGTAACATTATCCTTAACCAAAGCTCATAATCTCACCTGTCTTGTAAGACTGCCGCCAAGGTTCATGGTGCCACTGCCCTCCTTGTTGGTCTGTAGCCATAGCATGGCCGTCGACGTCAATTTGTAATGAGCGTTCCGTCCTGAGCTCTTCTCCACTACTTCCACCACATGGATGGAGTCCCAGCATCCTTTTATTTTCTGGGAGCCATCACCAGCCTTCTTTATCAATATTACTCCTgaaaattttagaaataaatttaatatttttgaatgaaaaaataaaataaagataaacaaAATTATGGCTTACAAGCATTTTAGATTCATAttcatacataattacatacatacatgtgtaaactcatgcctatttcccactgaggTAAGCAGAGTAAAGaatccatttgctttgatcctgacacatttttcTGGTATAATTAAACACACACATAACTCATACATAATTGTGTTTCTtaatatgttataaaataaattaatcacaTATATCAAAAGTACTTTTGTTCAAAATTCAAGTGATACCTATTAGAGTTTTCgtcataaaactcatacattcAATTGTTATTTGAGGAGGCACTTTTGAAGTACTATAAATACATTATATGCCTGCTTAACTATACTTATTCATTATAATAGTTTAAAAATTTCATTCattgttgtttctttttattcgaAGTATGCTTTCACTAAAATTAATAGCTTCTGAACATTTCAAATATCATTCCAAAGTACAAGAAGTGCTGTAGATAATGTTACACAAATAACAAGAGCCATCATTATAGTCC of Pectinophora gossypiella chromosome 16, ilPecGoss1.1, whole genome shotgun sequence contains these proteins:
- the LOC126373867 gene encoding F-actin-capping protein subunit beta, which gives rise to MTEQQMDCALDLMRRLPPQQIEKNLTDLIDLVPSLCEDLLSSVDQPLKIAQDRSNGKDYLLCDYNRDGDSYRSPWSNTYDPPLEDGSMPSERLRKLEIDANHAFDQYREMYFEGGVSSVYLWDMDHGFAGVILIKKAGDGSQKIKGCWDSIHVVEVVEKSSGRNAHYKLTSTAMLWLQTNKEGSGTMNLGGSLTRQAEQDSAVSDVTPHIANIGRMVEDMENKIRNTLNDIYFGKTKDIVNGLRSVVPADVQRRTAALQHDLALALQRRHVARAD